ATACCCAGGGCCACGAAGGCCACTAAAACAATAATTGGGTAGGGTGCGGCCATGGCACCAACTCCCAGGATGGCACCCGCCCATAGCGTCCTGCGCCGGGCAAAAAAGTAGATCGCCAAACTCACCAAAGCAGCAGCCCAGAAGTCCCAGCTGACATAGGCGGTGAGCATTAGGACGGGGCTGGCGGCGACAATGGCCGCATCCCACATGCGGCGCCGAGCAGTACGCGCCACAATAATGACGGTAATGATCCAGACCATTGCAATCAATGCTGCATTCAGGTCAAAAAAGGCGAGCTGCGGTCCGACTCCTTCGCCCGCCGGACCGGTCAGCCAAGCAGTTGCGCCGGCGATCCAACCAGCCAGCATGGGCTGTTCAAAGGGGGGTCCCGGGGCGAAAAAAGGAAACAGGGTCCCCAGTCTGTGCTCAGTAAAAGAGTTGGGGAACATGGACCAACACACGGTGGAATACTGATCCGGCGTGGTCCAACCGGTGGTGCGACAATGGGATTTCGTTATGACAGCTATGACGGCAGCCACAGCTGCCATCACGATCAGGACCCGCTCAACCGTGAAGAATCCGGGCTTTGTAACCCCTGGTGCTGTCCGTCTTCCCAACGGTCCACCAACAACTTCGGTCATATTCCGCAACAGAGTATCGCTGCGTGAGGGCACCACAATCTCATGCTTGGCTGATGTTCGTGGACCCTGTGATTCCTGCATAAATATGAGCCTACCGGGTCGCAGCTGCCCTCCTTGTTTACTTCAGGGGCAGGCATGAAACGCGCCCTTAGGTTCCGCTCCCAACGGAAGCTATAGGCCCCACTGTTCAACGGCAGGGGTCATTTTGTCCCAACCAAGTGTGCAGACTTTGGCAGTACCCAGAACAAAGTGCCGGCCTTGCCCACCTGGCAAGCCCAACCAGCGGGCCGCCAGGATCCGCAAGAAGTGTCCATGGGCTACTAACAGAACATTGGCAGGCGCTCCGTCTTCACGCTGAACAGCGCGAGCCCGTTGAACAATTTGGTCAGCGCGTTCGGCCACCTGAGCCAACGACTCACCGTTTGGCACGCCGTCGTTCCAAATCAGGTACCCGGGGTTCTCCGCGCGAACCAGGGCACTGTTAACGCCTTCATAGTCGCCGTAGTCCCATTCGACGGCGTTTGGTTCAACTGCTGCTTCGGGGAACCCAGCCAGGGTCGCTGTCAGGTGAGCTCGCTGCAGTGGTGAGGTGAGAACAAGATCAAAATCGATGCCGGAAAGGGCTCCCTGAGCGGATCGGGCCTGGTCCTCCCCTACTGCCGTCAATGGCATATCCGTCAGGCCTGTGTACTGCCCACTACGGGACCATTCGGTCTCACCGTGGCGCAACAGCCACAGTTTGGGGCCGCCAGGGATGGGGGCAGCGGGTACCAAGATATTTTCTACTGAATTCTTACTCATGGTGTTTTGGTTCCAATCGACTGTGGTGCCAGGAATTACTGATTAGTCTTCAACGGCGTTGTTAGTTTCTTCGGGGTGCGATTCGGGCTGATCGGCCCACCATTTCCGCAATTCTTCGCCAGCCTTCTCAGCTCCCAAGGGCCCGTACTCCATGCGCTGTTCAAGGAGGAAGCTGTAGGCCCGGCCAACCACACGACCCGGTTTGATGTCCAATAACGCCATGATGGCACTGCCATCAAGATCCGGGCGGATGGAATCAAGTTCCTCCTGCTCGGCCAACACGGCAATGCGAGCTTCAAGGTCGTCGTAGGCAAAGGCGAGCCGCTCAGCCTTGCGTTGATTGCGAGTAGTGACATCAGAACGCGTCAGCCTGTGCAGTCTTTCGAGCAGGGGTCCAGCATCCGTTACGTACCGACGCACAGCGGAATCACTCCAACCGGCCTCACCGTACCCGTAAAAACGCATATGCAGCTCAACCAGGCGCGACACTGCCTTGATGGAGTCATTATCAAAACGCAGGGCTTTCATGCGCTTTCCGGTCAGCTTGGCGCCAGCCAGGTCATGATGTCTGAAGCTGACCCCGCCGCCGGGTTCAAAACGGCGGGTCTTGGGCTTGCCGACGTCGTGCATCAATGCCGCAAACCGCAACACAAAATCGGGTCCGGGAACGGGGCCGTCGGGGCCGCTTTCTAGAGATGCTGCCTGTTCCAGTACCTGTAGTGAGTGCTGGTAAACGTCCTTGTGGCGGTGATGCTCATCGGTTTCAAGCTTCAGTGCGGGAATTTCAGGCAGCACCAAATCCGCCAGTCCCGTCTCAACCAGGATGTCGATGCCCGCCCGGGGCTGGGCCCCGCAAATCAGTTTCACCAACTCATCACGAACTCGTTCAGCGGAAATAATACTGATTCGCTCGGCCATTCCCTGCATCGCCGTCAGGACCTCCGGGTGCAAAGCAAAACCCAGCTGCGAAGCGAAACGGGCAGCACGCATCATGCGCAACGGGTCGTCGGAAAAGGAGTCCACCGCAGCACCGGGAGTGCGCAGCAAACCACCAGCAAGGTCATTGGCGCCGCCAAAAGGGTCAACCAGCTCCATGTCCGGCAACCGTAGTGCCATGGCGTTAACGCTAAAGTCGCGACGTTTCAGGTCCTCCACCAGTGAGGTACCAAAGGCAACAACGGGCTTGCGAGAATCAGGGTCGTAGGCCTCGGCACGGTAGGTGGTGATCTCTATGAGCAGCACCTCCTTGTTCCGGTTGCGTTTACGGAATCCGATGGTGCCAAAGTCCCGGCCCATCTCCCAGTGCGAATCCGCCCATTTTTTGGCAACCGCAAGGATCTCATCCGGCTTCGCATTGGTTGTGAAGTCCAAATCTGGGGAAGTCCGACCCAGAAAAAGGTCGCGGACAGGACCCCCAACAAGGGAAAGTTCGAATCCGGCGTCGGCGAATAGCCGGCCCAGCTCTAGAACAACTGGGTCAAATTTTGATGTATCAAGCACTAAATCCATGGTTCCTTAAGGATGCCAGACTTTTCACTGTGCGCGTTTGTCCCCGCCGATGCCATCGCAGGGGCGCCATTGCTGTCTTCAAGAAGCCGATCAAAACCACCCGTCTGCCCTGTCATCATCCTTGAGTAAAGATAGCTAGAGTGGACAGCATGGTTCACCCAGTGCCGCGCGCGCCCAAGTCGACCCCGTTGCCCTCGGCAATGGGTCCTCAGGTTGTGCCCGCAGCACCCACCGCGCCAAGCCAGTTGCCCACGGTAGAGGAAGTCTCCGCCGGCGGCGTGGTTGTTGAGATGCACGACGGCGTCCCCTGCGTTGCGATCATCGCCCGCATCAATCGCGGCGGCCGGCTTGAGTGGTGCCTACCCAAGGGCCATCCTGAAGGCGATGAAACACATGATGAAGCGGCGGTCCGTGAAATCGAGGAAGAAACCGGGATTGCCGGGGAAGTGCTCGCAACTTTAGGCAGCATTGACTATTGGTTCACTGTCAGTGGGCACCGGGTGCACAAGACTGTCCATCATTTCCTGTTGCGCGCCACTGGTGGTTTCCTCACTATTGAAAATGATCCGGACCATGAGGCCGTTGATGTGGCTTGGGTTCCTTTGGTGGAATTGGCTAAGAAGCTCTCATTCCCCAATGAACGCCGCATCACAGATATGGCCCGCGACCTGCTGCCGGAATACTTTTAGAGAAACTCTTGGTGCTGTTGATTTGCGCTGCCAGCAGCCACCAAGACAGCAGTGAGATGATGGGACACAATGTCTAACGATAAACGGGTCCACATCCCGCCGAAACCTGCAGCAGCCCCGCGTGTGGCTGCACCTCCCGCCACACAGACCCATCCCATCGCCAGCACCACAAGTCTGCGCCAAATACCGCCGGCCGTCCCCGGTCCAGGTGCAGCCGGTCCAGGTTCGGCCGGTCCAAGTGCAGCCGGATCAGGTGCGGCTGCAGCCGCTGACAAGGCGCCCACTTCCGGTGCACTTGCACCCAGTAGTGCCAGATCCAGCGCCACCATGGCTATTGGCACACTGGCATCACGCATTTTGGGCTTTATCAAGGCGATTGTGCTCGGTATAGCCATTGCCAATACGGCCATCGGATCGATCTTTGAGGGTTCCAACTACATCCCGAACCTGATCTTCCTACTTCTTGCGGGCGGCGTGTTCAATGCCGTGCTGATTCCACAGATCGCAAAGGCGAGCAAACAGCCGGACAACGGCGCCGACTTTATCTCGCGGCTGCTGACCCTGGGAATTGTGGGCCTGCTGGCAATCACCGCCATCGTGATAGTACTGGTGGCTCCCATCTTTGGCCTTTTCACGTCTTTCAGTGGAGAGAATTTGCAACTTGCCATCACCTTTGGCTTGTTCCTCTTACCTCAAATCTTCTTCTACGGCCTGTTTTCGCTGTTGGGTCAGGTCCTTAACGCCCATAATGCCTTCAAGGCTTATGCTTGGGCCCCTGTGCTGAACAACGTTGTGGCTATCGCGGGGCTACTGGTGTTCGTTGCTGTTTCTGGCAGTGCCGCCTCCACTGCGCATACAGTGGCGAACTGGACTATTGGGCAGACATGGCTCCTGGCCGGAACTGCCACATTGGGCATCGCTGTGCAATCTGCCGTGCTGATCATTCCTGTCCAACGCCTCGGCCTCAAATTGCGTCCAAAGTTTGGTTGGCGGGGCACCGGTCTGGGCGCCACGGCTAAAGTTGCTGGTTGGACCATGGGCACCATGATCATTGGCAACCTCAGTTTCCTCATCATCCTCAGAGTTGCCACGATCCCCCTTGGTGGCAGCACCGGTGGAAACGCGAGCATACCGGATGTTTTGGTTTTGAACCGCGCCACCGAGTTGTACATCATGCCTCACTCGATCATCGCTTTATCGATTGCCACTGTCATGTTCACAGCCATGTCTCATGCGGCTGCCCGGAAGGATTTATCCGGTTTGCGCACTTCATTGGCTGGAGCCTTGAGAACCACGGGTATGGCCACTGTTTTTGCCGGTGTTGCACTGGTGGTGCTTTCAGGCCCTATGGGCATGCTCTTCAGTGGTAATTCACAAACTGTGGGTCGTTTCGTGGCAATTACGCTGGCAATTCTGGCTATTGGAGCACCGTTCTACAGCATCAATTTTATCCTCAACAGGGTCTTCTACGCACAGGAAGACGCCCGCACACCGTTCTTCATCCAATGCATCATGGTTGGGCTGGGACTGACCACTGCTCTACTAGCGAGTCTGTTGCCGCACGAGTGGATTATTTTCGGTCTGGCGGCCAGCTATACCCTCAGCAACGTAGTGGCCCCGATCGTCAGCCACTTCTTCCTGACGCGAAAGCTTGGCAACTATGGTGGTGGGCTTATTCTGCGAGCACATATGCGCTTCCTCGTCGCTGCCCTAGCATCCGGAATTGCCGGAGAACTAATGTTGCGTCTCTTTGGCAGTGCCTCTGATGAAGGCTTCATGTGGTCCTCTATAACCGCTTCAGCGCTTACCTTGGCTATTGTGGGGACGGTCATGGCCGTCATTTACATTGTGATTCTCAAACGCCTGCGCGTGCGTGAAATAGATGCCCTATTGAACCCTCTGCTTGCGAAAGTGCGGAGTCGCTTGCGGACCAAATAAGCTCATTTACAAATGGCTGCTCACGTTCAGCCCGGCAACCATGGAACTTGGCGTGTTTTCCGATAGAATCAGTCAATTATGGCTTCGTGCGGACAACACGCACAGGCCACCATGCATGTAATGAGGAGGAATTGGTGCCACAACCCGTTGATGTGGGCTCCATCCTTGGCGGCCGCTACAAGGTGACCGGCCGTATCTTGGCTTCCGCCGAGAACGACGTCATTTTAGATGGCCTAGACCAGGTATTGAACCGACCAGTCAGTATACTTGTGTCTGCTGTCGAAAATTCCCAAAATCTAACCCAAAGCGCCCGTGAAGTTGCAACCGGAGTAAGGGTTTCCAAGGTTTCCATTCTGGACATGGGAGTTCAGGATGAGACAACCTACCTCATTGCGGCGCGCACCTCGCCCACGGACCTCCTTGATCTTGTAGTGCCCACTGATCCAAGCGAAGAGGTCTATCAGGAGCCGTTCTTCACCGACACTCTTGGCACTGAGATCTTCGGACAGTCTCGCGATGCCGCACCCGCCGGCGGCGCATACGTCTATGAGGACAACTCACCTGTCACGCCAGGACATCCGCTGCCAAAGGTGACCCGGAAAGCAGCTTCTGCACAAGCTCAGGCTCCGCAACCACAAGCACAGTCGGCTCAAGCACCTGATGCAAGCGCCGCCGTCGTTCCTCCCACTGCTGCTCAGCAGCGGCAGTCACCCAATAAAGTAACGCTATGGGACGAGGATGACTACGGTTTCATCAACGAAGACCACGAGCAAGATCTCGCGCAGACCCGCCGTCCTGGGACTTTTCCCGCGCAGTTGCGGGACGCCGGCGACGATTACGACGAGAACGAACTATTGGATGAAGAGGATGACGGTAACGCTCCCCGTACTGGCGGCCGCTGGTTAACAGGGGCAATCGTTGGCGTGCTTCTCATTGGCGCACTTATTTTTGCGGTCCAACACATCGGCACACTCTTTAACGATTCAAGCAACCAGGCGGCCGACACCAGCTCTTCGGCGCCATCGGAGCCAAGTGCGAACGAGAGCAAGCCAGCCGCTCCCGAGCAGCCCAAAACTGTTGCACCCGTGGTCCAGGGTCTCACCGATATCACAGCGTATGCTCCCGGTGTACAGAACTACGGCGAAACCTATTTCCCGCGCCTCAAGGATGCCATAGATGGCAATAAGGCCACTTATTGGCCCACTGTGGAGTTTTCCAATGCCAATTTCGCTGGCATGACCGAAGGTGTGAACCTGGTTGTGGCACTGGCTGCAGAGTCAACCATCAGCTCAGTGACCATTAACCAACTTGCCGGCTCTGGGGGCCAGTTCAACATCCTGACCAACAGCAAGCCCGAACTTGACGGCGCGACCAAGATTGGCAGCGGCTCATTTAGCGCGCCGGACTTCACCTTTTCGGCCGCCCCCGGGGTCAAAGCCAAATATGTGATCATCAGTTTCACGGAGTTGCCAAAACTCCAGCCCTTTGTCACGTATCCCTATGGTTTGAAAATCACCGAAATAAGCGTCAAATAGCTTGACCTAGTTCCGCCAGAGTGCGTGGTGGAATAACCGACTTCAATCGTCGGTTGTGAATACCGAAGGCATAATTGTTACGCCATTATGCGGTTCAGTCAATGAAGGAAGAGGAACACTCACCCGTGAGCACGCAAGCCACCCCCGCAAGCGACATCCGTGATGTCATCATCGTAGGATCTGGTCCCGCAGGCTACACCGCCGCAATTTACACGGCACGTGCGGACCTCAAACCCCTCATGATCGCCGGTTCTGTCACGGCAGGTGGCGAACTCATGAACACCACCGATGTTGAGAACTTTCCCGGTTTCCCTGACGGCATTATGGGCCCGGAACTGATGGACAATCTGGGACAGCAGGCTGAAAAGTTTGGTACCGAAGTGATGTACGACGACGTCACTTCAGTTCAGCTTGAGGGTGCTGTTAAGACTGTCACCTTGGCCGACGGCCAAGAGTTCAAGGCTCGGACAGTGATCATTTCCACCGGTTCAGCGTACCGTGAACTGGGAGTGGAGGGCGAGAAGCGCCTGGTTGGTCATGGCGTAAGCTCGTGCGCCACCTGTGATGGCTTTTTCTTCAAAGGCCACGATATCGCCGTCATTGGCGGTGGTGACTCAGCCATGGAGGAAGCAATATTCCTGACCAAGTTCGCTGAATCAGTCACGGTCGTTCACCGCCGCGACACACTACGGGCCTCCAAAATCATGGCTGACAGAGCATTGGACCACCCGAAGATCAAGTTTATTTGGGATTCCGAAGTTGTTGGCATTGATGGCGACGCCAAGGTCAGCGGCATCCGGTTAAATAACCTAGTGACCGGTGAGAAGAGCGGACTCGCTGTGACGGGAGTTTTTGTTGCTATCGGCAACGATCCCCGAGTCGATCTCGTCAAAGGCGTTCTCGATCTGGCGGCCACAGGGACCATCGCAGTTGAGGGCCGCTCATCCAAGACGAGCCTTCCGGGCGTTTTCGCTGCTGGAGATGTCGTTGACCCAACCTACCGTCAGGCCATCACCGCGGCCGGCTCGGGATGTGTGGCCGCACTGGATGTTGAGCACTTCCTAGCCGATCAGAATTCCTAAGAGAGAGTAGTTCACCATGAGCAATGCTAAAAGCGCAACAGATGCAACGTTTACAGATGCAGTCCTGAATTCAGAGAAGCCTGTCATTGTGGACTTCTGGGCAGAATGGTGCGGGCCCTGCCGCAAGCTTGGTCCCATCCTGGACGAAATTTCCGTCGAATACGCAGACAAGGTTGAGGTGGTCAAGGTTGATGTAGATGCCAACCCGGCGATCTCGGCAAAGTACGGGATTACGTCAATCCCTGCCGTGTACCTGTTCAAGGGTGGTGAAGTCCAAAGTACCGTTATCGGCGCTCGGCCGAAGCAGTACTTCGAAAAGGAATTCGCGGACTTCCTCAAGTAGTAAGTTCCTTTTATGTGTGTGGCCCGGACCTTGTCCGGGCCACACACATTTAACGCACTATAGCCGCTTCTCCCAGATTGATCCTAAGATCAGAATTTGAGTTCGGCTAACTGCAGAAATCAATCCGTAATCACCGAAATAATCTGCCATTCAGTCTTCTGACCGTTTCACGTGAAACGGATACCTCTTCCAACTACAAAGAAGTTGGCATCGCCCGTTGATGGAAAATCTCGATTTGAACGGGCAGGGTCGTTGAACTGTCAGTACATATAAACGACGAATATACATGTTGTCTAGTAATACTAGAACATTGGGACTATAATTGTGGTATGGGTAGTTCAGTGAATTTCCCGGCTGGTCGGGATGTTTCCTCCACCACAATGGGTGTGGCGGATTTCATTGCTGGGCTAGTTCTTCCCGTGATCGGGCCGCTGGCTAATGATATTGCTGCGATGGTGTCACTGCCAGACTTCCCGGGTCCTAACGGTGATCTCAGGACTACTGCTTCTGAGGCTGGGGTTGCTGATGGTGTTGTGGTGGGTGGAGCGTTACCGACTTCGCGTTTAGGGTGTGTGCGGGCGTTAATGGATGAGTGCACCGCGGCTATCGAAGCCCTACGCGTGCATCAAAATCAATGTGCAGCTCTTGCCGCTGTTTTAATGGAGCGTCTTTCTTGTGCTGGCGGCCTTGAAGGGAGCATCCTTGCCTTTGATGCGTTCCAGCGTGAAGGGTCCATGTCCGGGATCCGTGCTGAGGTAGCCGGGGTTTTACAGATCCCTGAGGGTGTGGCTGGGGAGTTAATGACTCATTCGCGCACGCTCGTGCGGGAGTTGCCAGGCACTCTCTCATGCATGAGTACGGGCGCTTTAGGCTGGGACTATGCGGTCATTATTGCCCAGGAAACAGCCTTGGTCCGTCAAAGCGGTGTCCCTGCGGCTGCGGTTGACGCTCTAGAGCAGGTCTTACTCGGCAAAGCCGAAGACTGCACGGTCTCTAGCTTCCGTGAAAAAGCCAGACGGCAACGTGAACGTCTCTATCCTGAAACGATCACTGCCCGCACCAGACGCGCCTTGAGCGATAGGTATTTACGAGTCAATCGTGGCCACGACGGAATGTCCTGGCTCAGCCTGTATGGCCCAGCACCAACTCTGGAAGGAATCTGGAGTCAATGCACCCTCACTGCTCAAAGCGCCCAAGGCCCCCATGAAACCCGGACCCTG
This genomic window from Arthrobacter sp. TMP15 contains:
- a CDS encoding histidine phosphatase family protein, with the translated sequence MSKNSVENILVPAAPIPGGPKLWLLRHGETEWSRSGQYTGLTDMPLTAVGEDQARSAQGALSGIDFDLVLTSPLQRAHLTATLAGFPEAAVEPNAVEWDYGDYEGVNSALVRAENPGYLIWNDGVPNGESLAQVAERADQIVQRARAVQREDGAPANVLLVAHGHFLRILAARWLGLPGGQGRHFVLGTAKVCTLGWDKMTPAVEQWGL
- the trxB gene encoding thioredoxin-disulfide reductase — translated: MSTQATPASDIRDVIIVGSGPAGYTAAIYTARADLKPLMIAGSVTAGGELMNTTDVENFPGFPDGIMGPELMDNLGQQAEKFGTEVMYDDVTSVQLEGAVKTVTLADGQEFKARTVIISTGSAYRELGVEGEKRLVGHGVSSCATCDGFFFKGHDIAVIGGGDSAMEEAIFLTKFAESVTVVHRRDTLRASKIMADRALDHPKIKFIWDSEVVGIDGDAKVSGIRLNNLVTGEKSGLAVTGVFVAIGNDPRVDLVKGVLDLAATGTIAVEGRSSKTSLPGVFAAGDVVDPTYRQAITAAGSGCVAALDVEHFLADQNS
- a CDS encoding lipid II flippase MurJ; translation: MAIGTLASRILGFIKAIVLGIAIANTAIGSIFEGSNYIPNLIFLLLAGGVFNAVLIPQIAKASKQPDNGADFISRLLTLGIVGLLAITAIVIVLVAPIFGLFTSFSGENLQLAITFGLFLLPQIFFYGLFSLLGQVLNAHNAFKAYAWAPVLNNVVAIAGLLVFVAVSGSAASTAHTVANWTIGQTWLLAGTATLGIAVQSAVLIIPVQRLGLKLRPKFGWRGTGLGATAKVAGWTMGTMIIGNLSFLIILRVATIPLGGSTGGNASIPDVLVLNRATELYIMPHSIIALSIATVMFTAMSHAAARKDLSGLRTSLAGALRTTGMATVFAGVALVVLSGPMGMLFSGNSQTVGRFVAITLAILAIGAPFYSINFILNRVFYAQEDARTPFFIQCIMVGLGLTTALLASLLPHEWIIFGLAASYTLSNVVAPIVSHFFLTRKLGNYGGGLILRAHMRFLVAALASGIAGELMLRLFGSASDEGFMWSSITASALTLAIVGTVMAVIYIVILKRLRVREIDALLNPLLAKVRSRLRTK
- the trxA gene encoding thioredoxin, which translates into the protein MSNAKSATDATFTDAVLNSEKPVIVDFWAEWCGPCRKLGPILDEISVEYADKVEVVKVDVDANPAISAKYGITSIPAVYLFKGGEVQSTVIGARPKQYFEKEFADFLK
- a CDS encoding ABC transporter substrate-binding protein; the protein is MPQPVDVGSILGGRYKVTGRILASAENDVILDGLDQVLNRPVSILVSAVENSQNLTQSAREVATGVRVSKVSILDMGVQDETTYLIAARTSPTDLLDLVVPTDPSEEVYQEPFFTDTLGTEIFGQSRDAAPAGGAYVYEDNSPVTPGHPLPKVTRKAASAQAQAPQPQAQSAQAPDASAAVVPPTAAQQRQSPNKVTLWDEDDYGFINEDHEQDLAQTRRPGTFPAQLRDAGDDYDENELLDEEDDGNAPRTGGRWLTGAIVGVLLIGALIFAVQHIGTLFNDSSNQAADTSSSAPSEPSANESKPAAPEQPKTVAPVVQGLTDITAYAPGVQNYGETYFPRLKDAIDGNKATYWPTVEFSNANFAGMTEGVNLVVALAAESTISSVTINQLAGSGGQFNILTNSKPELDGATKIGSGSFSAPDFTFSAAPGVKAKYVIISFTELPKLQPFVTYPYGLKITEISVK
- a CDS encoding NUDIX hydrolase: MVHPVPRAPKSTPLPSAMGPQVVPAAPTAPSQLPTVEEVSAGGVVVEMHDGVPCVAIIARINRGGRLEWCLPKGHPEGDETHDEAAVREIEEETGIAGEVLATLGSIDYWFTVSGHRVHKTVHHFLLRATGGFLTIENDPDHEAVDVAWVPLVELAKKLSFPNERRITDMARDLLPEYF
- a CDS encoding CCA tRNA nucleotidyltransferase, whose product is MDLVLDTSKFDPVVLELGRLFADAGFELSLVGGPVRDLFLGRTSPDLDFTTNAKPDEILAVAKKWADSHWEMGRDFGTIGFRKRNRNKEVLLIEITTYRAEAYDPDSRKPVVAFGTSLVEDLKRRDFSVNAMALRLPDMELVDPFGGANDLAGGLLRTPGAAVDSFSDDPLRMMRAARFASQLGFALHPEVLTAMQGMAERISIISAERVRDELVKLICGAQPRAGIDILVETGLADLVLPEIPALKLETDEHHRHKDVYQHSLQVLEQAASLESGPDGPVPGPDFVLRFAALMHDVGKPKTRRFEPGGGVSFRHHDLAGAKLTGKRMKALRFDNDSIKAVSRLVELHMRFYGYGEAGWSDSAVRRYVTDAGPLLERLHRLTRSDVTTRNQRKAERLAFAYDDLEARIAVLAEQEELDSIRPDLDGSAIMALLDIKPGRVVGRAYSFLLEQRMEYGPLGAEKAGEELRKWWADQPESHPEETNNAVED